In a genomic window of Bos mutus isolate GX-2022 chromosome 6, NWIPB_WYAK_1.1, whole genome shotgun sequence:
- the CXCL8 gene encoding interleukin-8: protein MTSKLAVALLAAFLLSAALCEAAVLSRMSTELRCQCIKTHSTPFHPKFIKELRVIESGPHCENSEIIVKLTNGKEVCLNPKEKWVQKVVQVFVKRAEKQDP from the exons ATGACTTCCAAGCTGGCTGTTGCTCTCTTGGCAGCTTTCCTGCTCTCTGCAGCTCTGTGTGAAG CTGCAGTTCTGTCAAGAATGAGTACAGAACTTCGATGCCAATGCATAAAAACACATTCCACACCTTTCCACCCCAAATTTATCAAAGAATTGAGAGTTATTGAGAGTGGGCCACACTGTGAAAATTCAGAAATCAT TGTTAAGCTTACCAATGGAAAAGAGGTCTGCTTAAACCCCAAGGAAAAGTGGGTGCAGAAGGTTGTGCAGGTATTTGTGAAGAG agctGAGAAGCAAgatccatga